A part of Penaeus vannamei isolate JL-2024 chromosome 1, ASM4276789v1, whole genome shotgun sequence genomic DNA contains:
- the LOC138862339 gene encoding uncharacterized protein — translation MESLTIQKGFNRTIFLRGESSQLAEAWHRMDIFPTKNESDYPRMTIPPSNETWALICCLGYEIRELQADTRGSALWSYKCPDNSLGQLLYPDDHRLQARYVTFIVTAILVLVAVAVTMAVLVMIRQKRRCLSPPPDEPHDCSSADENADGEEQVPTDAPRPRTSSAAARGVPPAESHYLVLTSPPVIDEDEAGYVILTSKRQKAKTTKKETATVGHYANVQDAANVENVYEELRL, via the exons ATGGAGAGCTTGACTATCCAGAAGGGGTTTAACAGAACGATTTTTCTCCGCGGGGAATCCAGCCAGCTGGCAGAGGCGTGGCACAGGATGGATATATTTCCTACAAAG AATGAGTCGGATTACCCTCGCATGACGATCCCGCCCTCGAACGAGACGTGGGCGCTCATCTGCTGCCTCGGCTACGAGATCCGGGAGCTGCAAGCCGACACTCGGGGCTCCGCGCTCTGGAGCTACAAGTGCCCCGACAACTCCCTCGGCCAGCTGCTCTACCCCGACGACCACCGGCTCCAAGCCA GATATGTCACCTTCATCGTCACTGCCATTCTCGTGCTGGTGGCCGTGGCGGTGACGATGGCGGTGCTAGTCATGATCAGGCAAAAACGACGTTGTTTGTCGCCGCCGCCGGATGAGCCCCACGACTGCAGCAGCGCCGACGAGAACGCAGACGGCGAAGAGCAGGTCCCGACAGACGCCCCTCGGCCAAGGACCTCGAGTGCCGCGGCCCGGGGCGTCCCTCCCGCCGAGTCGCATTACCTGGTGCTGACCTCCCCGCCCGTGATCGACGAGGACGAGGCAGGCTACGTCATCCTCACCTCGAAGCGGCAGAAggcgaagacgacgaagaaagagACGGCGACGGTGGGGCACTACGCCAATGTCCAGGACGCGGCGAATGTGGAGAATGTGTACGAGGAGTTGAGGCTTTGA